A stretch of Mucilaginibacter terrae DNA encodes these proteins:
- the ftsH gene encoding ATP-dependent zinc metalloprotease FtsH — protein sequence MKDTKSDNKPKFRRVPNRKITPKPPRFNFMWLYAIVIVALLVVPYILGGSPGSKIDFNPGFVTMLRNGDVEKVVAYKDGERTIAEVYIKKDSLKKPDYAKLKDQRTLSMNTTNPQYYFTDASFDSMKQSILAAEKDLPENAKVPIQFEPAHDSWLSNWLVQGIIMLLLMAGLWIFIMRRMSGGAGGGPGGQIFNIGKSKATLFDKEAQINVTFNDVAGLQEAKEEVMEIVDFLKNPKKYTNLGGKIPKGALLVGSPGTGKTLMAKAVAGEAQVPFFSLSGSDFVEMFVGVGASRVRDLFKQAKDKAPCIIFIDEIDAIGRARGKNNIVGGNDERENTLNQLLVEMDGFGTDSGIIILAATNRPDVLDSALLRPGRFDRQISIDKPDLIGREQIFKVHLGPLKLAEGVDAKKLSAQTPGFAGAEIANVCNEAALIAARRDKVAVDMQDFQDAIDRVIGGLEKKNKIISPEEKRIVAYHEAGHAIAGWFLEHADPLVKVSIVPRGVAALGYAQYLPREQFLHTTEQLMDEMVVSMGGRVAEDIVFGRISTGALSDLERITKLAYAMVKIYGMNAKVGNLSFYDPQGEYQFNKPYSDTTAELIDAEVRQMVDDVYQRTKNLLNEKRDGLELLAAKLLEKEVLFQQDLVELLGERPFENRTTYDKFVNGEAALNPEVDNNAIPESVTNPETARIDGTQENN from the coding sequence ATGAAAGACACTAAATCAGACAATAAGCCCAAATTCAGAAGGGTTCCGAATAGAAAAATAACCCCAAAGCCGCCCCGCTTTAATTTTATGTGGCTGTATGCCATTGTAATTGTAGCATTACTGGTGGTTCCGTATATTTTGGGTGGCAGCCCCGGCAGCAAAATTGATTTTAACCCCGGTTTTGTAACCATGCTGCGCAACGGCGACGTTGAAAAGGTAGTAGCCTATAAAGATGGCGAACGTACCATTGCCGAAGTTTATATTAAAAAAGACAGCCTTAAAAAGCCTGATTATGCCAAGTTGAAAGACCAGCGCACACTCAGCATGAATACTACCAACCCGCAGTATTACTTCACCGATGCCTCTTTCGATAGCATGAAGCAATCGATACTGGCAGCCGAAAAAGACTTGCCTGAAAACGCAAAAGTGCCTATTCAATTTGAGCCTGCGCATGATAGCTGGCTGTCAAACTGGCTGGTACAAGGCATTATCATGTTGTTGCTGATGGCCGGTTTATGGATATTCATTATGCGCCGCATGAGTGGTGGTGCAGGTGGTGGCCCGGGCGGTCAAATCTTCAACATCGGTAAATCAAAAGCTACCTTGTTTGATAAAGAAGCCCAGATCAACGTTACGTTTAACGATGTAGCCGGTTTACAAGAGGCCAAAGAAGAGGTAATGGAAATTGTTGATTTCCTTAAAAACCCTAAAAAATACACCAACCTGGGTGGTAAAATACCTAAAGGTGCGTTATTGGTAGGTTCGCCGGGGACCGGTAAAACCTTAATGGCTAAAGCCGTTGCCGGCGAAGCACAAGTGCCTTTCTTCTCTCTTTCAGGTTCCGACTTTGTGGAAATGTTTGTGGGTGTAGGTGCATCACGTGTACGCGATCTGTTTAAACAAGCTAAAGACAAGGCCCCTTGTATCATCTTTATTGATGAGATCGACGCTATTGGCCGCGCCCGTGGTAAAAATAATATTGTAGGCGGTAACGATGAACGCGAAAACACGCTGAACCAGTTACTGGTAGAGATGGATGGTTTCGGTACCGATTCGGGTATCATTATCCTGGCTGCAACTAACCGCCCTGATGTACTGGACTCTGCCCTGCTTCGTCCGGGACGTTTTGACCGCCAGATATCAATTGATAAACCAGACTTGATTGGCCGCGAGCAAATATTTAAAGTACACTTAGGTCCGTTAAAACTGGCCGAAGGTGTGGATGCTAAAAAACTATCGGCGCAAACCCCGGGCTTTGCCGGTGCCGAAATTGCCAACGTTTGTAACGAAGCAGCCCTGATAGCCGCCCGCCGCGACAAAGTTGCGGTTGACATGCAGGATTTTCAAGATGCTATTGACCGTGTAATTGGTGGTTTAGAGAAAAAGAACAAGATTATATCTCCCGAAGAAAAACGCATAGTGGCTTACCACGAGGCTGGTCATGCTATTGCAGGCTGGTTTTTGGAGCATGCCGATCCGTTGGTTAAAGTATCTATTGTACCGCGTGGTGTTGCCGCTTTAGGTTACGCCCAGTACTTACCGAGGGAGCAGTTCTTACATACTACCGAGCAGTTAATGGACGAGATGGTGGTATCAATGGGTGGCCGTGTTGCCGAAGATATTGTTTTTGGACGTATATCGACCGGTGCCTTGAGCGATTTGGAACGCATTACCAAACTGGCCTACGCCATGGTTAAAATTTATGGGATGAACGCCAAAGTAGGTAACCTGTCGTTTTATGATCCGCAGGGCGAATACCAGTTTAACAAACCCTATTCAGATACTACAGCCGAACTGATAGATGCTGAGGTGCGCCAAATGGTTGACGACGTTTACCAACGTACCAAAAACCTGTTGAACGAAAAACGCGACGGCCTGGAGTTACTGGCTGCCAAACTGTTAGAAAAAGAAGTACTGTTTCAACAGGATTTGGTTGAACTATTGGGTGAGCGCCCGTTTGAAAACCGTACCACTTACGACAAGTTTGTAAATGGTGAGGCTGCATTAAACCCTGAAGTGGATAATAATGCCATCCCCGAAAGCGTTACCAACCCTGAAACTGCCCGTATAGACGGTACCCAGGAAAACAATTAA
- the rsfS gene encoding ribosome silencing factor: protein MVKNKALSESAYLSELAIHGIQEKKGNDIVRLDLRNIKSSVSDYFVICHADSSTQVKAIANSIEDEIFKATQQEPWRKEGLEHAEWILLDYIDVVVHIFKTDKREFYGVEDLWGDAEIKYYKSA from the coding sequence ATGGTAAAAAACAAAGCGTTAAGTGAATCTGCCTACCTGTCTGAGTTAGCCATTCACGGCATTCAGGAAAAAAAGGGGAATGACATTGTGAGATTAGACCTGCGAAATATTAAAAGTTCAGTATCTGATTATTTTGTAATTTGCCATGCCGATTCGAGCACACAGGTAAAAGCCATTGCCAACAGTATAGAAGACGAAATTTTTAAAGCCACCCAACAGGAGCCCTGGCGTAAAGAGGGTCTTGAACATGCCGAGTGGATTTTGCTGGATTATATAGATGTAGTTGTACACATTTTTAAAACCGACAAAAGAGAGTTTTACGGCGTAGAAGATTTGTGGGGCGATGCCGAAATAAAGTATTATAAAAGCGCTTAA
- a CDS encoding biotin--[acetyl-CoA-carboxylase] ligase produces the protein MQNNNFSEVFVAQNLVILKEVDSTNTFLKNILSNNEPVPEGTVILAESQTAGRGQQQNKWYSSKGESLAFSLLLKPSFLSLAQQFNLIRIVSLGVYDALLPLVGNSLKIKWPNDIYIGDRKLGGMLIENQVQGSTIKSSVVGIGLNINQNNFPDWVPNPISVKQILHTDYDLKALMFDICNRIGQWYIKLMAGNESQIQDAYLNTLYWLNKPGRFKAQDAIFGGIIKGVSNAGLLLLECNGKTTAYNLKEIEFLNK, from the coding sequence TTGCAAAATAACAATTTTTCGGAAGTATTTGTTGCACAAAATTTAGTCATCTTAAAAGAAGTTGACTCTACAAACACATTCCTTAAAAATATATTGTCAAATAATGAGCCAGTACCCGAGGGTACGGTCATATTGGCAGAAAGCCAAACCGCAGGCCGCGGGCAGCAGCAAAACAAGTGGTACAGCAGCAAGGGTGAGAGCTTAGCTTTCAGCCTGTTACTTAAGCCATCTTTTTTATCACTTGCACAACAATTTAACTTAATACGCATAGTTAGCTTAGGGGTATACGACGCCTTATTGCCCTTAGTTGGCAATTCACTCAAAATAAAATGGCCTAACGATATTTATATAGGCGACCGTAAGCTGGGAGGCATGTTAATTGAAAACCAGGTACAGGGAAGCACTATTAAAAGCTCGGTAGTGGGCATAGGATTGAATATTAATCAAAACAATTTTCCTGATTGGGTACCCAACCCAATATCTGTAAAGCAGATATTACATACAGATTATGATTTGAAGGCGTTAATGTTTGACATTTGTAACCGTATAGGCCAATGGTATATTAAACTAATGGCGGGTAACGAAAGTCAGATACAGGATGCTTATTTAAATACCTTGTATTGGTTAAACAAACCCGGACGCTTTAAAGCGCAAGATGCTATATTTGGTGGCATTATTAAAGGCGTAAGCAATGCCGGTCTTTTGCTGTTGGAATGTAACGGTAAAACAACCGCCTATAATTTAAAAGAGATTGAATTTTTAAACAAATAA
- a CDS encoding protein-disulfide reductase DsbD N-terminal domain-containing protein: protein MKKVLLMMVALFFTVAAFAQIEAPVKWSYAAKKTSATEAVVFVKATIEPGWHVYSQNIKEGGPIATTFTFTPGKDYTLVGKPAEPKAITKYEDNFKMNVSYFENSVIFQQKVKLKAKGETTVKGKVEYMTCNDRKCLPPDEVEFSVNVK from the coding sequence ATGAAAAAGGTACTATTAATGATGGTTGCCCTGTTTTTTACAGTTGCAGCTTTTGCCCAAATTGAAGCACCTGTTAAATGGAGCTATGCCGCTAAAAAAACAAGTGCAACCGAAGCTGTTGTGTTTGTAAAAGCCACCATTGAACCCGGATGGCATGTGTACTCGCAAAATATTAAAGAAGGCGGCCCTATTGCCACTACCTTCACCTTTACACCTGGCAAAGACTATACTTTAGTTGGCAAACCTGCCGAGCCTAAAGCCATTACCAAGTATGAAGATAACTTCAAAATGAACGTAAGCTACTTTGAAAACTCGGTTATATTTCAGCAAAAAGTTAAGCTAAAAGCTAAAGGCGAAACCACTGTGAAAGGGAAAGTGGAGTACATGACCTGCAACGACCGCAAGTGCTTACCACCCGATGAAGTTGAATTTAGCGTAAACGTAAAATAA
- a CDS encoding protein-disulfide reductase DsbD family protein yields the protein MNNRHSRLAFVFILALIAGLTFLMPAYQAKAAVQQTTDTVSTDGIEFTDVEAPKPGAAKVDTVAAQVKAETSKAGKATTAAAVKTTEKPKTIWQIFIEGFLGGFAALIMPCIYPLLPLTVSFFTKKAGSRSKGIMHSLIYGISIIVIYVALGLVITLIFGSDALNELATSGAFNLFFFVLLIVFGISFLGAFELQLPTSLANKLDANSDKGGVAGIFFMAATLAVVSFSCTGPIIGYLLVEATSKGERLAPIMGMLGFSSALAIPFTIFALFPSLLKSLPKSGGWLNSVKVVLGFLELAFALKFLSGVDLAYHWNWFDREVFLSLWIALGVLLFLYLIGKIKFSHDSDLPHLSVLRTFIAILVLAFTVYMIPGLWGAPLKVISGFFTAARHTGFYTK from the coding sequence ATGAACAACCGACATAGCCGCCTGGCATTTGTATTTATTTTAGCCCTCATTGCAGGGCTAACCTTTTTAATGCCTGCTTACCAGGCAAAAGCCGCTGTACAGCAAACTACCGATACGGTATCGACCGATGGCATAGAGTTTACCGATGTGGAAGCTCCTAAGCCTGGAGCCGCCAAAGTTGACACAGTTGCTGCACAAGTAAAAGCCGAAACTTCAAAAGCCGGAAAAGCAACCACAGCCGCTGCCGTAAAAACTACCGAAAAGCCTAAAACCATATGGCAAATATTTATTGAGGGATTTTTAGGCGGTTTTGCTGCACTAATTATGCCATGTATATATCCGTTATTGCCTTTAACGGTTAGCTTTTTTACCAAAAAGGCTGGCTCGCGTAGCAAAGGCATTATGCACTCGCTTATATATGGTATATCAATTATTGTAATTTATGTAGCATTAGGGTTGGTTATCACACTCATATTTGGGTCGGATGCGTTGAATGAGTTGGCCACCAGCGGTGCATTTAATTTGTTTTTCTTTGTGCTGCTCATTGTGTTCGGTATATCATTTTTGGGTGCGTTCGAATTACAGTTACCTACATCGCTGGCTAATAAGCTCGATGCCAATTCAGATAAAGGTGGCGTTGCCGGAATATTCTTTATGGCAGCTACCCTGGCCGTGGTATCATTCTCCTGTACGGGGCCAATAATTGGCTACCTGTTGGTTGAGGCCACCTCAAAAGGCGAACGTTTGGCACCAATTATGGGTATGCTGGGCTTTTCGTCGGCATTGGCAATTCCGTTTACTATATTTGCTTTATTCCCTTCGCTATTAAAATCGCTGCCAAAATCGGGTGGATGGCTAAACAGTGTAAAGGTTGTTTTAGGTTTCCTGGAACTGGCATTTGCGCTCAAGTTCCTATCGGGTGTTGATTTGGCTTACCACTGGAACTGGTTCGATCGCGAGGTGTTCTTGTCATTATGGATAGCTTTAGGTGTTTTGCTGTTCCTATACCTTATAGGCAAGATCAAGTTTTCGCATGATAGTGATTTACCGCATCTTTCGGTGCTGCGTACTTTTATTGCCATTTTGGTATTGGCGTTTACCGTATATATGATTCCCGGACTATGGGGCGCACCGTTAAAAGTAATTAGCGGGTTTTTTACCGCCGCCCGCCACACAGGATTTTATACTAAGTAA
- a CDS encoding thioredoxin family protein — protein MEQALQVSKELNKPILIDFTGWFCANCRRMENEVWSDPQVHKRLSEDYILLELYVDEKLELPKDEQYVSKFSGKTIKTIGNKWSDYEAKNFNVNSQPYYVIVNTKGDVLVPPQGANYSVQNYIEFLDSGKAAYEKNNGRN, from the coding sequence ATGGAGCAGGCCTTACAAGTTTCAAAAGAACTTAATAAGCCCATTTTAATTGATTTTACGGGTTGGTTTTGTGCCAACTGCCGCAGAATGGAGAATGAGGTTTGGAGTGACCCGCAGGTACATAAGCGCTTATCTGAAGATTATATTTTGCTCGAACTGTATGTGGATGAAAAGTTGGAATTGCCTAAAGATGAGCAATATGTCTCAAAATTTAGCGGAAAGACTATTAAAACCATAGGAAATAAGTGGAGCGATTATGAAGCTAAGAATTTTAATGTAAATTCGCAGCCGTATTACGTTATCGTTAATACTAAAGGCGATGTACTTGTGCCACCACAAGGTGCCAACTACAGCGTTCAGAATTATATTGAATTTTTAGATAGCGGCAAAGCCGCCTATGAGAAAAACAATGGCAGAAATTAA
- the pfkA gene encoding 6-phosphofructokinase, which produces MAEIKNIGVYTSGGDSPGMNSAIRAVVRTALYYNLEVTGIRRGYEGMITGDLFPMDRKSVANIVQRGGTILKTARSEEFRTPEGRQKAYKQLKRYGVDALVGIGGDGTFTGAKVFSNEFGIPIVGLPGTIDNDLQGTDFTIGYDTALNTVVEAVDKIRDTAESHDRLFIVEVMGRDSGLIALRTGIASGAEAILIPETKTNLEALYHRLEQGRRDKSSKILIVAEGDEAGGAFEIGRLVKEKYPNYDTRVSVLGHMQRGGHPSCMDRVLASRVGVAAVEALMAGHSHEMIGVINGQISYTPFENAIKHNAEIDSNLLRIVDILSL; this is translated from the coding sequence ATGGCAGAAATTAAAAATATTGGTGTATATACTTCGGGTGGTGACTCGCCCGGTATGAATTCGGCTATACGTGCCGTTGTACGAACGGCTTTATATTATAACCTCGAAGTTACAGGCATACGCCGCGGGTATGAAGGTATGATCACCGGCGACTTGTTCCCAATGGATCGTAAATCGGTAGCCAACATTGTTCAGCGTGGTGGTACCATTTTAAAAACCGCCCGCAGCGAGGAGTTTCGCACTCCCGAAGGTCGCCAAAAAGCTTATAAACAACTAAAACGCTACGGTGTTGATGCCTTGGTGGGTATTGGCGGCGACGGTACTTTTACCGGTGCCAAAGTTTTCAGTAATGAGTTTGGTATTCCTATTGTAGGCTTGCCTGGTACTATTGATAACGATTTACAAGGAACCGATTTTACCATTGGTTATGATACCGCTTTAAATACTGTGGTTGAAGCGGTGGATAAAATTCGTGATACTGCCGAGTCGCACGATCGCCTTTTTATTGTTGAGGTGATGGGCCGCGATTCGGGCTTAATTGCCCTGCGCACCGGTATTGCATCGGGTGCCGAAGCCATCCTTATCCCCGAAACTAAAACCAACCTTGAGGCCCTTTATCATCGTTTAGAGCAAGGCCGCAGAGATAAATCATCAAAAATTTTAATTGTTGCCGAAGGTGACGAAGCCGGTGGTGCATTTGAGATAGGCCGTTTGGTTAAAGAGAAATATCCTAACTACGATACCCGCGTATCGGTATTAGGGCACATGCAACGTGGTGGTCACCCAAGCTGTATGGACCGTGTGCTGGCCAGCCGCGTAGGCGTAGCCGCTGTTGAAGCCCTTATGGCCGGACACAGCCACGAAATGATAGGTGTTATTAACGGACAAATTTCTTATACCCCGTTTGAAAATGCCATTAAACACAATGCCGAAATTGACAGCAACTTGTTAAGAATTGTAGATATTCTTTCATTGTAA
- a CDS encoding Bor family protein, producing the protein MKKAFFSAAVVAVMSLSSCYVNTFNVGKGAQSNTSVSKWNHYVIFGLAPVGVSDPKEMAGGATDYTVTIKHSFVNGLVNAITFGIYSPTTTVVTK; encoded by the coding sequence ATGAAAAAAGCATTCTTCTCTGCAGCAGTTGTTGCTGTAATGTCATTATCTTCTTGTTACGTAAACACTTTTAACGTTGGTAAAGGTGCACAATCAAACACCAGCGTATCAAAATGGAACCATTATGTGATATTTGGACTTGCACCTGTTGGCGTATCTGACCCTAAAGAAATGGCCGGTGGCGCTACCGATTACACAGTAACCATTAAACACAGCTTTGTGAACGGTTTAGTAAACGCTATTACTTTTGGTATTTACTCACCAACAACTACTGTTGTTACCAAGTAA
- a CDS encoding 30S ribosomal protein S16 → MATKIRLQRHGKKGKPFYYIVVADARAPRDGRFIERIGSYNPNTNPATIDINFDKTFEWVSNGAQPTDTCRAILSYKGILYKKHLAGGVKKGALTQEQADAKFTAWLDQKDGKITGKKDNLSTAKADARKAALIAEAKKNEDRAAALAAKNAPVAEEVVEEESPATEEGAAAESTEETAAE, encoded by the coding sequence ATGGCAACTAAAATCAGATTGCAAAGACACGGTAAAAAAGGAAAACCTTTTTACTACATCGTAGTGGCCGACGCACGTGCTCCACGTGATGGTCGTTTTATTGAGCGTATAGGTTCATACAACCCTAATACCAATCCCGCTACTATCGATATTAACTTCGATAAAACTTTCGAATGGGTAAGCAATGGTGCACAGCCAACCGATACTTGTCGTGCTATCCTTTCTTACAAAGGTATATTATACAAAAAACACTTAGCAGGTGGCGTTAAAAAAGGTGCTTTAACTCAAGAGCAGGCTGATGCCAAATTTACTGCATGGTTAGATCAAAAAGACGGTAAAATTACCGGCAAAAAAGATAACTTAAGCACTGCTAAAGCTGATGCCCGTAAAGCCGCGTTAATTGCCGAAGCTAAAAAGAACGAAGACAGAGCTGCTGCTCTTGCCGCTAAAAATGCTCCTGTAGCTGAAGAAGTGGTAGAAGAAGAATCTCCGGCAACTGAAGAAGGTGCCGCTGCAGAATCAACTGAAGAAACTGCTGCTGAGTAA
- the rimM gene encoding ribosome maturation factor RimM (Essential for efficient processing of 16S rRNA), with protein MKTEDHFRIGTLTKTRGLKGELQVYVDFDGLQDIDFTAIFLDVAGKLVPYFVSSIKYPMPNTAYLFLEEIDHIDKATPLVKKDIYLPNKLKPEKDPNDFTLMDLEGFIAIDENHGELGEITDVTEYPQQVIATVHYQNREVLFPLNTEFIKGIDIEGGEIYLDLPEGLLDVYLND; from the coding sequence ATGAAAACAGAAGACCATTTCAGAATAGGCACCTTAACCAAAACCCGTGGCTTAAAAGGTGAATTACAGGTATACGTTGATTTTGACGGGCTGCAAGATATTGACTTTACTGCCATTTTTTTAGACGTAGCTGGTAAATTGGTTCCGTACTTTGTAAGCAGCATAAAGTATCCTATGCCCAATACTGCCTATTTATTTTTGGAGGAGATTGACCACATTGATAAGGCTACCCCGCTTGTAAAAAAGGATATTTACCTGCCCAATAAATTAAAGCCCGAAAAAGATCCTAACGATTTTACGCTGATGGACCTCGAAGGCTTTATAGCTATCGATGAAAACCACGGCGAACTGGGCGAAATTACCGATGTAACTGAATACCCGCAGCAGGTAATTGCTACAGTGCATTACCAAAACCGCGAGGTGTTATTTCCACTGAATACGGAATTTATTAAAGGCATAGACATTGAAGGCGGCGAAATATACCTCGATTTGCCCGAGGGTTTGTTGGATGTGTACCTTAATGATTAA
- a CDS encoding helix-turn-helix transcriptional regulator, with translation MKNTLRVERAIKDITQADLAEKIGVSRQTINTIESNKYVPSTVLALKIARVFGKPVEQIFSLEEGD, from the coding sequence ATGAAAAATACACTGCGTGTAGAACGCGCTATTAAAGATATAACCCAGGCTGATTTGGCCGAGAAAATAGGGGTATCGCGGCAAACTATCAATACTATTGAGAGCAATAAATACGTGCCATCAACCGTGCTTGCCCTCAAAATAGCCCGTGTGTTTGGCAAGCCAGTTGAACAGATTTTTAGTTTAGAAGAAGGAGATTAA
- the trmD gene encoding tRNA (guanosine(37)-N1)-methyltransferase TrmD, whose product MRFDILTVLPGLLESPFAHSILQRAQKKGIAEIHVHNLRDYSTLKHKNVDDYPYGGGSGMVMMIEPFALCIEKLKSEREYDEVIFMTPDGITLNQGIANELSIKGNIIILCGHYKGIDQRVRDLYVTRELSIGDYVLSGGELPAAVLVDSVIRLIPGVLSDETSALSDSFQGELLDAPVYTRPADWKGHRVPDILLSGNTPEIEKWRFEQSLERTRQRRPDLLGE is encoded by the coding sequence ATGCGTTTTGATATCCTCACCGTATTGCCCGGCCTGCTCGAAAGTCCGTTTGCCCATTCAATTTTGCAGCGTGCCCAAAAAAAGGGTATAGCCGAAATACACGTACATAACCTGCGCGATTACTCCACCCTCAAGCATAAAAACGTTGACGATTACCCTTATGGTGGCGGTAGCGGCATGGTAATGATGATAGAGCCTTTTGCGCTATGCATCGAAAAACTAAAAAGCGAGCGCGAGTACGACGAGGTAATATTTATGACTCCCGATGGTATAACGCTCAACCAGGGCATTGCCAATGAGTTATCTATCAAGGGCAATATCATCATTCTTTGCGGGCATTATAAAGGGATCGATCAGCGTGTACGCGATTTGTATGTAACCCGTGAGCTGTCTATAGGCGATTACGTGCTATCGGGTGGTGAGTTGCCTGCGGCCGTGCTGGTCGATTCGGTAATAAGGTTGATACCGGGCGTACTGTCTGACGAAACATCGGCTTTGTCTGATTCTTTCCAGGGCGAATTGCTGGATGCCCCGGTTTACACCCGTCCGGCCGACTGGAAAGGACACCGTGTGCCCGATATTTTGCTGAGCGGTAACACGCCCGAAATTGAGAAATGGCGCTTTGAGCAATCGCTCGAACGCACCCGCCAGCGCAGGCCCGATTTGCTGGGAGAGTAG
- the rplS gene encoding 50S ribosomal protein L19, whose amino-acid sequence MDLIKFVEEQSVEKKQVPEFKSGDTVTVHYKIREGNKERVQLYQGVVIQRNSTGSTETFTVRKVSNGIGVERIFPVNSPNIDKIEVNSRGKVRRAKLFYLRALTGKAARIKSKRV is encoded by the coding sequence ATGGATTTAATTAAATTTGTTGAAGAGCAGTCAGTAGAAAAAAAGCAAGTTCCTGAATTCAAATCAGGCGACACTGTAACTGTACACTATAAAATCAGAGAAGGTAACAAAGAGCGTGTGCAGCTATACCAAGGTGTAGTTATTCAACGTAACAGCACTGGTAGCACCGAAACTTTTACCGTACGTAAAGTATCAAACGGTATTGGTGTTGAGCGTATTTTTCCTGTAAATTCGCCAAATATCGACAAGATCGAGGTTAACAGCCGCGGTAAAGTACGTCGTGCTAAATTATTCTACCTGCGCGCCCTTACCGGTAAAGCTGCTCGTATCAAATCAAAACGCGTTTAA
- a CDS encoding LytR/AlgR family response regulator transcription factor, with protein sequence MINAIAIDDEPFALEVIRSHAAKVPFMELKACFTNAFEAIAYLAQNPVDLLFLDIKMPDISGIELVESLQQKPLVIFTTAYAEHAVQSYELNAVDYLLKPFSLARFLKACHKANDVLQLRQGKKQPVNNIFVKSGYESVRVNFEDILFLEAAGNYVTFVLADDKRVMSRLTISEALDMLPTEQFARVHRSFIVNKHKIDRMERHQVHIGGNVVPVSGNISTETKF encoded by the coding sequence ATGATAAACGCCATAGCCATTGATGATGAACCCTTTGCACTGGAGGTAATACGCTCGCACGCGGCCAAGGTACCGTTTATGGAGCTGAAGGCCTGTTTTACCAATGCTTTTGAGGCCATTGCATACCTGGCACAAAACCCGGTCGACCTGCTTTTTTTAGATATAAAAATGCCCGATATATCGGGCATTGAACTCGTGGAGAGTTTACAGCAAAAGCCGTTGGTAATATTTACTACCGCTTATGCCGAGCATGCGGTGCAGAGCTATGAACTTAACGCGGTTGATTACCTGTTAAAACCTTTTTCATTAGCCCGTTTCCTGAAAGCCTGCCACAAAGCTAATGATGTGCTACAACTGCGACAAGGCAAAAAACAACCGGTGAACAACATTTTTGTAAAGTCGGGCTATGAATCGGTACGGGTGAATTTTGAGGATATCTTATTTTTAGAAGCAGCGGGCAATTATGTAACCTTTGTTTTGGCCGATGATAAACGCGTGATGAGCCGGCTAACAATTAGTGAAGCATTGGATATGTTACCCACAGAGCAGTTTGCCCGGGTACACCGCTCGTTTATTGTAAATAAGCATAAAATAGACCGGATGGAACGGCACCAGGTGCATATTGGGGGAAATGTGGTACCGGTAAGTGGAAATATAAGTACTGAGACTAAATTTTGA